CGTCGCCTTCATCTTCAAGGTGCGGGTGCAGCTCCTGCGGGACATCGGCGCTGCACTCTCGCCGTTCAACGCCTGGCTCTTCCTGCAGGGCCTGGAGACGCTTCCCCTCCGCGTGCGGCGGCACTCGGAGAATGCGCTGGCGGTGGCAGAGCACCTCTCCGATCACCCGAAGGTCGCCTGGGTAAACTACCCCGGGCTTGCAGAGAACCCCAACCACGCGCTTGCCTCCCGATACCTCAACGGAGGGTATGGAGCGCTGATCGGCTTCGGGATCAAGGGGGGCAGACAGGCGGCAGTGCGGTTCATCGAGAGCGTGCAGCTCTTCTCGCACCTCGCCAACATCGGGGATACCAAGAGCCTCGTGATCCATCCCGCCACGACCACCCACCAGCAGCTAACCCTGGAAGAGCGGCTGCAGACCGGAGTGACGGATGACTATATCCGCCTCTCCATCGGGCTTGAAGATCCTGAAGACCTGATCTACGAGCTGGATCGGGCGCTCCTGAACGTGTGACCATGAAGAAGGGCTCTGTCGGCACGGTAACGACCTCCCTCTATGCGCTGGAGGAACCCCTGGAGCTGGAGAGCGGCGCGGTCCTGCGGGATGTCACCCTGGCCTACGAGACCTACGGCCGATTGAACCGGGAGAAGAGCAACGCCATCCTTATCTGCCACGCCCTCTCCGGCGATGCCCATGCCGCCGGGATCCATGCCGAGGATGGCAGGAAGGGCTGGTGGGACATCGTCATCGGGCCCGGCAAGGGCTTCGACACCGAACGTTACTTCGTCGTCTGCTCGAACGTGCTCGGGGGGTGCAAGGGGTCCACCGGTCCGGCATCCACCAACCCGGAGACCGGCAAACCCTACGCCCTCTCGTTCCCGGTGGTCACGATCCGCGACATGGTGGAAGCCCAGAAGAGGCTCATCGACCACCTCGGCATCCGCCAGCTCTACGCGGTGGCCGGAGGATCCATGGGGGGGATGCAGGTGCTCCAGTGGTGCGTCTCGTACCCGGAGAGGGTGCGAAAGGCGATCGCCATCGGGACGACGGCCTACTCGACCCCGCAGCAGATCGCCTTCAACGAAGTGGGGAGGCGGGCAATCACATCGGACCCATTCTGGGCGCAGGGGGATTACTATGGCAGGGCTATTCCCTCCCGGGGTCTTGCTCTCGCCCGCATGGTCGGGCATATCACCTACCTCTCGGACGAGTCGATGCACGCGAAGTTCGGGCGGAACCTGCAGGCTCGCGAGAAGTACGGCTACGACTTCTCCGCCGAGTTCCAGGTGGAGAGCTACCTGCAGCACCAGGGAGACGCGTTCACCCGGCGGTTCGATGCCAACTCCTACCTCTACATCACCAAGGCGATCGACTACTTCGACCTGACAAAGGACGGGTCGCTCATCAGCGGATTTTCCGGCGTCCGATCGAAGTTCCTGATCATCTCCATCACCTCGGACTGGCTCTATCCCCCGTACCAGTCGCAGGAGATCGTCTCGGCGCTCTCTGCTAACGAGGCGGACGTCCAGTACTGCGAGATCCGCTCCAACTACGGGCACGATGCCTTCCTCCTGGAAGCCGGTCAGCTGAACTACCTGATCTCCCGCTTCCTCAACCATACCGTGGTTCGGGATGTCATGGTCCAGGATGTGCCGGTGATTGCCGAGAGCGCCTCCATCGATGATGCCGCGAGGCAGATCATCGAACGAGAGGTGAACCACCTGCCGGTGCTCTCCGCGGACGGCCGCCTGGCGGGGATTGTCACATCCTGGGATATCGCGAAAGCGGTCGCCGGGCGCCACCGGTGTCTGGAAGAGATCATGACCCGGACCGTCATCACGTCCACCGCCGACGAGACGATCGAGGCAGCGGTAAAAAGGATGGGGAAATTCAACATCTCTGCTCTGCCGGTCGTCGATGCGGACCAGAGGGTGATCGGGATCATCTCCAGCGACGGCATCAGCAGCCTGGTGGGGCGGTGCACATGAGGATACTTCTGCATCACGCCGATCGGATCTGGTACAGGGCGACCCGTCGGACCCGCATCGCGGAGGAGCTGGGAGAGCGGGAGGGCGAGATGCACGACTGCGCCGTCCTCTTCTGCTGCATCGAGAAGCTCGACGAGATGAACCCGGGCCACGTGATCGAGAGTGCAAAGGAGAACATCCTCGAGCGGCTCGGGAGACTGAAAGTATCCCGTGTGATGCTCTTTCCCTACGCCCACCTCACGAGCACCCTGGGGTCGCCGGAGGTCGCCCTGCTCATCCTCGACGGTCTCCTGCAGGGACTCCGCAGCGAAGGGCTCGAGGTGCAGAGAGCGCCTTTTGGCTGGTACAAGGAGTACGAGCTGAAGAACAAAGGGCATCCCCTTGCCGATCTCTCGATGACCCTCTGCCCGTACGAGGGGCGGGAATGCGACTTTCTCTGTCCGTACTGCTATAACCCCCTCCGTTCCGGGGATGTGGTGCAGGCAAGGAGGGGAGAAGGGGCTGCGGCACCTCCCGAGTGAGTCGTTTTGTGTGATAGTTACCGAGGAGGCTACTATGACAGATCAAGAGAATTATGATGAAGAGAAGGGCACCGCTCTCCTGCTGATGGGTTGCCCCGAAGTACCGGTGCAGATGGGTATTGCCCTCTACCTCGCCCATCTGCTGAACAGAGAGGGTTGGAATGTCAGCGTGGCAGGGAACCCATCCGTACTCAATCTGCTCCGCGTATCGGATCCGCAGAAGCACTACGTCAGGAGACTGATCGATCTCGACCGCTGCATCGAGGGTATCGTCGAGAAGAAGCAGCGCTACGATCTCTGCGTGGTCTTTGCCCATAACGACGCCGGCATCTCCTACGCGGCGACGATGCACCATATCCTGCCCTCCCGCCTCGTCACGGTAGTATTCGGCAGAAATGCCGAGAACCTGGGCGGACAGATCGACTTTCCCTCCGAGACGATCGTGGAGAAGGCGGTGCACAATCCCTCCGGGCTGCGGAGGAAGATCGACGAGGTGTTCAGGTGGCCTGCATCGACGAGATGAAAAAGGAGATCCTCCTCAGCGGAGCCACCTTCAGGGAGTGCCGGGAGTATGTGGAGAAGCACTATACGGAGATCTACTACGTTGAACCCGGCTACAGGATCTACGACAAGCACATCATCGGCGTGCCCCCGATCGCCGTCGGGATCGAACAGGACTTTATCGTCTTTCCCTTCACGAAGCCCTGCTACGGGACGTTCCTCCTCCGGATCGAGGATCCGGTCGAGGTGGCGAGGTTGAAGACCCAGCGACGAAAACCGACGTAAATGCCCGCGTCTCTCGATGGCAGCATCTCCACGGACGAAACCGGACCGGAACAACCGGAGGAGCGGTCCGGCCTGGAATGGCTCTGGATGGTGCGGTACTCGGAAATAGCTCTTAAATCGGAGCCGGTGCGGCGGCAGTGGGAAAAGGTCCTGGTCACGAACATCCTGCAGGTCCTCCCCGGCGTTCGTGCGGAGCGGGAGCGGGGGCGGATCTGGCTCTCGGGGAGGGTCGACCCGAAGAAGCTTAAAAAGGTCCCGGGAATCACCTCCTTCTCGCCCTGCCTCTCCTGTACTCTTTCAGAACTCCACG
The genomic region above belongs to Methanomicrobiales archaeon and contains:
- a CDS encoding DUF1890 domain-containing protein; its protein translation is MTDQENYDEEKGTALLLMGCPEVPVQMGIALYLAHLLNREGWNVSVAGNPSVLNLLRVSDPQKHYVRRLIDLDRCIEGIVEKKQRYDLCVVFAHNDAGISYAATMHHILPSRLVTVVFGRNAENLGGQIDFPSETIVEKAVHNPSGLRRKIDEVFRWPASTR
- a CDS encoding threonyl-tRNA synthetase editing domain-containing protein → MRILLHHADRIWYRATRRTRIAEELGEREGEMHDCAVLFCCIEKLDEMNPGHVIESAKENILERLGRLKVSRVMLFPYAHLTSTLGSPEVALLILDGLLQGLRSEGLEVQRAPFGWYKEYELKNKGHPLADLSMTLCPYEGRECDFLCPYCYNPLRSGDVVQARRGEGAAAPPE
- a CDS encoding homoserine O-acetyltransferase: MKKGSVGTVTTSLYALEEPLELESGAVLRDVTLAYETYGRLNREKSNAILICHALSGDAHAAGIHAEDGRKGWWDIVIGPGKGFDTERYFVVCSNVLGGCKGSTGPASTNPETGKPYALSFPVVTIRDMVEAQKRLIDHLGIRQLYAVAGGSMGGMQVLQWCVSYPERVRKAIAIGTTAYSTPQQIAFNEVGRRAITSDPFWAQGDYYGRAIPSRGLALARMVGHITYLSDESMHAKFGRNLQAREKYGYDFSAEFQVESYLQHQGDAFTRRFDANSYLYITKAIDYFDLTKDGSLISGFSGVRSKFLIISITSDWLYPPYQSQEIVSALSANEADVQYCEIRSNYGHDAFLLEAGQLNYLISRFLNHTVVRDVMVQDVPVIAESASIDDAARQIIEREVNHLPVLSADGRLAGIVTSWDIAKAVAGRHRCLEEIMTRTVITSTADETIEAAVKRMGKFNISALPVVDADQRVIGIISSDGISSLVGRCT
- a CDS encoding DUF1894 domain-containing protein codes for the protein MACIDEMKKEILLSGATFRECREYVEKHYTEIYYVEPGYRIYDKHIIGVPPIAVGIEQDFIVFPFTKPCYGTFLLRIEDPVEVARLKTQRRKPT